From the genome of Metarhizium brunneum chromosome 4, complete sequence, one region includes:
- the taf8 gene encoding Transcription initiation factor TFIID subunit 8, with product MSSKRSLSPSDSDGSSKRRRLSGPHPDCIQDDIVSVDMLEARDDNEVMAVKSFAPTHHANARTGIQRSIALVLKHDGFSSATPEAMESFTALVETYLESIIEETKRLALSSRRDHPVPMDFEAVLRRFNLPVSSLKPHLKNPLPAEAYIPRYKSVHVADDDAYTTLPLLGPELSGQPDKKSKSYIPSNFPDFPSRHTYKFTPQEDTNARDAQKTREEAARIAQQGEDALRRLVRASKMRKQKEAKNLVEKDVQGKERFRLWELTMKRFMGAENRGENTDNVDIADHSMIVNGDAVFSRKEVSRIGKRLTVLPSKGN from the exons ATGTCATCGAAACGTAGCCTCTCTCCGTCGGACTCGGATGGAAGCTCCAAGCGACGTAGGCTAAGCGGGCCACATCCTGATTGTATCCAAGATGACATCGTCTCTGTCGACATGCTGGAGGCCAGGGACGACAACGAGGTCATGGCGGTCAAGTCCTTTGCGCCCACACATCATGCCAACGCAAGGACCGGCATCCAACGTTCAATAGCTTTGGTTTTAAAACATGACGGTTTTTCTTCTGCTACGCcggaggccatggagagcTTCACAGCCCTCGTCGAGACGT ATCTCGAGTCCATAATTGAGGAGACCAAAAGATTGGCTCTCTCTTCTCGCCGCGACCATCCCGTACCTATGGACTTTGAAGCTGTTTTACGGCGGTTTAACCTACCAGTTTCATCACTGAAACCCCATTTAAAGAATCCATTACCCGCCGAAGCCTACATTCCAAGGTACAAAAGCGTTCATGtagccgacgacgatgcaTATACGACTCTCCCCCTCCTTGGCCCTGAGCTTAGTGGTCAGCCCGACAAGAAATCAAAAAGCTACATCCCATCCAACTTCCCTGACTTTCCTAGCCGCCACACCTATAAGTTTACCCCACAAGAGGACACGAACGCGAGAGATGCCCAGAAGAcacgagaagaagctgcaagAATAGCACAGCAAGGCGAAGATGCCCTGCGTCGGCTAGTTCGTGCCTCCAAGATGCGGAAGCAGAAGGAGGCCAAGAACTTGGTCGAAAAGGATGTACAGGGAAAGGAACGGTTCCGGCTGTGGGAATTAACCATGAAACGCTTTATGGGAGCTGAAAATCGTGGGGAAAATACGGACAATGTTGATATTGCTGATCATAGCATGATTGTCAACGGCGACGCCGTGTTTTCGCGAAAGGAGGTTTCCCGGATAGGCAAGCGATTGACAGTATTGCCTTCGAAAGGCAACTGA
- the srp1 gene encoding Pre-mRNA-splicing factor srp1, with product MSRGGNTLYVTGFSHGTRARDLAYEFERYGRLVRCDIPAPRSSSSRLFAFVEYEDRRDADDAYYEMHNKRIGRDDILKIEWARTPPSASWRFESGRDRDRRGGGSGSGSGSGGGRSPRRGRSPSPRRSTRDYSPRKDDRRDRDRDYDRDSRRDRDRSRSPDTRDRDRDAKDDRDDRDRRENGTNGDDRKGDDSPPPARDDDLDVAE from the exons ATGTCTCGCGGCGGCAACACCCTGTACGTTACCGGCTTCAGCCACGGCACCCGCGCTCGCGATCTCGCCTACGAGTTCGAACG CTATGGACGTCTAGTTCGGTGCGATATTCCAGCTCCGAGATCTTCATCTAGCCGACT CTTCGCCTTCGTCGAGTATGAGGATCGACGAGACGCCGATGATGCTTACTATGAGATGCATAACAAGCGTATCGGTCGTGACGATATCCTGAAAATTGAG TGGGCCAGAACTCCTCcttcagcatcatggcgATTCGAGTCCGGTCGTGACCGTGACCGTCGCGGTGGTGgtagcggcagcggcagcggcagtggTGGCGGCCGATCTCCTCGTCGTGGCCGGTCCCCGTCTCCTCGACGGAGTACACGAGACTACTCTCCGCGCAAGGATGACCGCCGTGACCGTGACCGCGACTACGACCGCGACAGCCGTCGAGATCGCGACCGCTCTCGCAGCCCCGATACTCG CGACCGCGATCGTGATGCTAAGGACGACCGTGATGATCGTGACCGCCGAGAAAACGGAACCAACGGCGATGACAGAAAAG GCGACGATAGCCCTCCTCCTGCTCGCGACGATGATCTTGATGTGGCTGAGTAG
- the rlmE gene encoding Ribosomal RNA large subunit methyltransferase E encodes MTTRQPLRILSLLCSRQCTSSRRLAAATSTLKADLRWSSSSSRWKQRQGRDAFSRGAKVQGLKSRAAFKLLEMDSKHRLFKPGQTIVDLGYAPGSWSQVAQERTRPHGRVIGIDLIPAQPPRGVATFQGDFLSPGVQRLVREFIARTGRPVEKVERGEEGETMSYIDRERQASEEREGNGTSASVDVVLSDMSAPWDQTSGYMSNTLTNPYRRLMNTSGVAFRDHAGSMDLCAAALQFASDTLRPGGHFVCKFYQGSEDKKFEARLKKMFAKVFREKPESSRSESKEAYFIALKRRAGVVVDFEDSV; translated from the exons ATGACCACTCGACAGCCCCTTCGGATACTGAGCCTCCTATGCTCCCGCCAGTGCACCAGCTCTCGCCGTCTCGCAGCAGCCACATCCACCCTGAAGGCTGACCTCCGCTGGTCGTCATCCAGCTCGCGATGGAAGCAGCGCCAGGGAAGGGACGCATTCTCGCGAGGAGCAAAAGTCCAAGGCTTAAAAAGCAGAGCTGCCTTTAAGCTCCTCGAG ATGGATTCCAAGCATAGGCTTTTCAAGCCCGGACAGACTATTGTCGATTTG GGATACGCGCCGGGCAGCTGGTCGCAA GTCGCGCAGGAACGGACCAGGCCGCACGGGAGGGTCATTGGGATCGACCTGATTCCCGCGCAGCCTCCGCGCGGCGTGGCTACTTTCCAGGGGGACTTTCTGTCGCCCGGTGTGCAGAGGCTTGTGAGGGAGTTTATCGCCCGGACGGGGAGGCCCGTCGAGAAGGTTGAGAGGGGGGAGGAAGGGGAGACGATGAGCTATATTGATCGCGAGAGACAGGCTTCcgaggagagggaggggaatgggacgtcggcgtcggtggaT gttgTTCTAAGTGACATGTCAGCACCCTGGGATCAAACCTCTGGCTATATGTCCAACACGTTGACCAATCCGTATCGTAGGCTGATGAACACGAGTGGTGTTGCGTTTCGAGACCACGCAGGGAGCATG GACCTTTGTGCGGCGGCGCTACAATTTGCAAGCGATACCCTTAGGCCAGGTGGGCATTTTGTGTGCAAGTTTTACCAGGGGAGCGAGGACAAGAAGTTTGAGGCGaggctgaagaagatgttTGCAAAGGTGTTTAGGGAGAAGCCCGAGTCTTCGAGAAGC gagagcaaggaggcTTATTTTATTGCCTTGAAGCGGAGGGCGGGTGTTGTCGTTGATTTTGAGGACTCTGTATAA
- the cpc-2 gene encoding 40S ribosomal protein RACK1, which yields MAEQLILKGTLEGHNGWVTSLATSLENPNMLLSASRDKTLIIWNLTRDETQYGYPKRSLTGHSHIVSDCVISSDGAYALSASWDKTLRLWELATGTTTRRFVGHTNDVLSVSFSADNRQIVSGSRDRTIKLWNTLGDCKFTISEKGHTEWVSCVRFSPNPQNPVIVSSGWDKLVKVWELSSCKLQTDHMGHNGYINTVTISPDGSLCASGGKDGTTMLWDLNESKHLYSLNANDEIHALVFSPNRYWLCAATASSIIIFDLEKKSKVDELKPEFTAVGKKSREPECVSLAWSGDGQTLFAGYTDNIIRAWGVMSRA from the exons atggctgaaCAATTGATCCTCAAGGGCACTTTGGAGGGCCAC AATGGCTGGGTCACCTCCTTGGCCACCTCCTTGGAGAA CCCCAACATGCTCCTGTCGGCTTCCCGCGACAAGACCTTGATCATCTGGAACCTCACTCGCGATGAGACCCAGTACGGATACCCCAAGCGATCCCTGACGGGCCACTCCCACATTGTCTCGGACTGC GTCATCTCTTCCGATGGTGCTTACGCCCTGTCCGCGTCTTGGGACAAGACCCTCCGCCTGTGGGAGCTCGCCACCGGCACCACCACTCGACGATTCGTCGGCCACACCAACGACGTCCTCTCcgtctccttctccgccgACAACCGTCAGATCGTCTCTGGTTCCCGCGACCGAACCATCAAGCTGTGGAACACCCTCGGTGACTGCAAGTTCACCATCTCCGAGAAGGGCCACACTGAGTGGGTTTCCTGCGTGCGATTCAGCCCCAACCCCCAGAACCCCGTCATTGTCTCCTCTGGCTGGGACAAGCTTGTCAAG GTCTGGGAACTCTCCAGCTGCAAGCTGCAGACCGACCACATGGGCCACAACGGATACATCAACACCGTCACCATCTCCCCCGACGGCTCCCTCTGCGCCTCCGGTGGCAAGGACGGCACCACCATGCTCTGGGATCTTAACGAGTCCAAGCACCTGTACTCCCTCAACGCCAACGACGAGATCCACGCCCTCGTCTTCTCCCCCAACCGATACTGGCTGtgcgccgccaccgccagcagcatcatcatcttcgaTCTCGAGAAGAAGTCCAAGGTCGACGAGCTCAAGCCCGAGTTCACCGCCGTTGGCAAGAAGAGCCGAGAGCCCGAGTGTGTCTCCCTCGCCTGGTCTGGTGACGGCCAGACTCTCTTCGCTGGTTACACTGACAACATTATCCGTGCTTGGGGCGTCATGTCGAGGGCATAA
- the magt1 gene encoding Magnesium transporter protein 1 yields the protein MRFLPLLASASALVASAFATEQSTEERFIKFNRLARLSSPLQLNDVSYKSLTSTPRDYSVAIVLTAQDTRFGCQLCRDFKPEWELIAQSWARGDKQQESRLFFGVLDFTEGRETFLSLGLQTAPVLMFFPPTTGPHAVASAEPIRYDFTTGPPTAEQVRNWLARHLPGRPHPEIKRPINWLKWASLFTFVAGAVTAMVSASPYILPIIQNRNLWAAGSMIAILLFISGHMFNHIRKVPYVAGDGKGGITYFTGGFQNQLGLEVQIVAAIYGILSFCTIALATKVPRMTSPKSQSVAVLVWGAAMFFIYSFLLSVFRVKNSSYPFSLPPFM from the exons ATGCGCTTCCTGCCCTTACTAGCTTCAGCCAGCGCGCTTGTCGCCAGTGCATTTGCCACCGAGCAATCCACCGAGGAGAGATTCATCAAGTTCAACCGTCTCGCCCGTCTCTCGTCTCCCCTCCAGCTCAACGATGTTTCGTACAAGTCACTGACGAGCACACCACGGGATTATTCCGTTGCTATTGTCTTGACGGCCCAGGACACTCGATTCGGGTGCCAGCTTTGCAGGGACTTCAAACCAGAGTGGGAGTTGATCGCCCAGAGCTGGGCTCGAGGTGATAAGCAACAAGAGTCTCGGCTGTTCTTTGGTGTTTTGGATTTCACTGAGGGCAGAGAAACCTTTTTATCG CTCGGTCTTCAAACAGCTCCCGTCTTGATGTTTTTCCCTCCTACGACAGGACCCCACGCCGTCGCTTCTGCCGAACCCATCCGCTATGACTTTACCACTGG ACCTCCCACCGCTGAACAAGTCCGAAATTGGTTGGCCCGCCATCTTCCTGGTCGCCCTCACCCTGAGATCAAGCGCCCTATCAACTGGTTGAAATGGGCGTCTCTCTTCACCTTTGTGGCTGGCGCCGTCACCGCAATGGTCTCTGCGTCACCATATATTCTTCCTATTATACAGAACCGAAATCTCTGGGCTGCTGGCAGCATGATTGCCATTCTGCTCTTCATTAGTGGCCACATGTTCAACCACATTCGAAAGGTCCCTTACGTCGCGGGAgatggcaaaggcggcaTCACTTACTTCACTGGTGGGTTCCAGAACCAACTTGGGCTTGAAGTCCAGATTGTTGCCGCAATCT ACGGTATCCTGAGCTTCTGCACCATCGCACTTGCCACCAAGGTCCCACGCATGACCAGCCCCAAGTCGCAGTCCGTTGCTGTACTGGTCTGGGGAGCCGCCATGTTCTTCATCTATAGCTTCCTGCTCAGCGTCTTTCGTGTCAAGAACTCAAGCTACCCATTCTCACTGCCACCATTCATGTGA
- the RPL18 gene encoding 60S ribosomal protein eL18 gives MGIDLNRHHVKGTHRENPKSDNVYLKLLVKLYRFLSRRTDANFNKVILRRLFMSKINRPPVSLSRIVGNINKEGEKRTVVVVGTVTDDNRLLTFPKVNVAALRFTATARARIVKAGGEAITLDQLALRAPTGSNTLTLRGPKNAREAVKHFGMGPHKHKKPHVVSKGRKFERARGRRRSRGFKV, from the exons atgg GTATCGATCTTAACCGCCACCACGTCAAGGGCACTCATCGCGAGAACCCCAAGAGCGACAATGTCTACCTCAAGCTCTTGGTGAAGCTCTACCGCTTCCTGTCCC GCCGTACGGATGCAAACTTCAACAAGGTCATTCTCCGACGCCTGTTCATGTCCAAGATCAACCGCCCTCCTGTCTCGCTGTCTCGCATCGTCGGCAACATCAACAAGGAGGGTGAGAAGcgcaccgtcgtcgtcgtcggcaccgTCACCGACGACAACCGTCTCTTGACCTTCCCCAAGGTCAATGTCGCTGCTCTGCGATTCACCGCCACTGCCCGTGCCCGCATTgtcaaggccggcggcgaggccatcACCCTGGATCAGCTTGCTCTGCGTGCCCCTACTGGCAGCAACACTCTGACCCTGCGTGGCCCCAAGAATGCTCGTGAGGCTGTCAAGCACTTCGGCATGGGTCCCCACAAGCACAAG AAGCCCCATGTTGTCTCCAAGGGCCGCAAGTTCGAGCGTGCTCGTGGCCGAAGACGCTCTCGCGGTTTCAAGGTTTAA
- the ANK1_1 gene encoding Ankyrin-1 — MSPTTSTPDPLDDCRWTISGPLRKLPIETLQAILDLLPARPLLALLYAIPPFERMVSSRHVAHTEKDGISILHLLATTSDKTRALDLAFLYKMLANDAVDANPICQRRNNPLAHAIFSKNEKATEALLKREEVDANSWFPLLEYQTPLIYAIEREEKRLIDLLLDAEGVNGAKPGLYRRTPLSYAAGKDDLVLTRRLLPHYTDTRLVDNHGSEAIRHIDKMDAAHRTPLSYAAAAGSKEVVELLLSHRNVKASRRDVYRQSPLSWAAAAGSKEVVELLLSRHRVHVDQADNNGQSPLAKAAAAGSKEVVELLLSQRRVKANHKDKEGRTPLSIAAAAGSKEVVKLLLSQRRVKANHKDKEGRTPLLMAAAAGSKEVVELLLSQNGVNANQKDKKNRTPLMYAAAAGSKEVVELLLSQDGVDAAHEDDSGQPPLSEAVQARNEEVIRLLVNPDLYRGGKDDYCAKPLLCAVATGDENIVKLLLPRPNVDASTRTSSNQCALIKAARFCSSAVVKLLLSQPGVHADKPGIYGRTPLSFAAQYGRESIARLLLEEYSVTAHSRCNKNRTPLAYAAESGKAEIVNLLLDHVKEEDLKDKDSELLVLLAQKLPRLLAPKLVHASRTGVNYADKDGYTALFWASKSGSTPLVELLLSHPNINIDKTAEYLNTPLLEAIEQGHEDIALLLIKRGADCKRGPTPWRDRTDTPLTAAIRCARERVVEQILHLGVSMETENPFSELPLAYAIQKNKPRIVKLLLDYYSKKTDEATSDLCVGMYYAVRLLQPQAVQMLLGLLNGRVPKPQGCLLEELPTLSSLLKGRFNEVFGYRTSLHGVRGWSARKRQYQLVVKAMLGIRDDELANEDKESPFYIALRCQVFVAQTLLDRADGGPDWDRYHFHWSESRGAFAKYENIVSKLLDMRDKQTAQLRRDNLTPLSWAAAGPELESYFHVVWHLLHAPEPAVNIVDRYGLTELLYALGVTSDEDMAWLFGKM, encoded by the coding sequence ATGTCGCCGACCACCTCAACACCAGATCCGCTCGACGATTGCCGGTGGACCATCTCGGGTCCACTACGCAAACTGCCTATTGAGACGCTGCAAGCCATTCTTGATTTGCTACCAGCCCGCCCTCTCCTCGCTCTGTTATACGCAATTCCCCCGTTTGAACGAATGGTTAGCTCTCGACATGTTGCTCACACTGAGAAGGATGGCATTTCTATCCTACATCTTCTTGCGACGACTAGTGACAAAACCAGGGCTTTAGACTTGGCATTTTTGTACAAAATGCTTGCCAatgatgctgttgacgcAAACCCAATATGTCAACGGCGGAACAATCCATTGGCCCATGCAATATTTTCAAAGAATGAAAAGGCGACGGAGGCACTGTTGAAGCGAGAAGAGGTCGATGCAAATTCATGGTTCCCTCTTCTCGAATACCAGACTCCGTTAATTTATGCCATTGAACGGGAGGAAAAAAGACTTATTGATCTCTTACTCGATGCAGAAGGCGTCAATGGCGCTAAACCAGGCCTATACAGGAGAACACCGTTGTCGTATGCCGCCGGGAAGGATGACCTGGTGTTGACAAGACGGCTCCTGCCGCATTATACCGACACAAGGCTCGTTGACAACCATGGCAGTGAAGCAATACGCCACATAGATAAGATGGATGCGGCTCATCGAACTCCACTATCatatgctgctgctgctggaagTAAAGAAGTCGTAGAGCTTCTACTATCTCATCGGAATGTCAAGGCAAGCCGAAGAGATGTTTATAGGCAATCACCACTATCatgggctgctgctgctgggagTAAAGAAGTCGTAGAGCTTCTCCTATCTCGGCATAGGGTCCATGTAGACCAGGCAGATAATAATGGGCAATCACCACTAGcaaaggctgctgctgctgggagTAAAGAAGTCGTAGAGCTTCTACTATCTCAGCGGAGGGTCAAGGCAAACCATAAAGATAAAGAGGGTCGAACGCCACTATCAAtagctgctgccgctgggaGTAAAGAAGTCGTCAAGCTTCTGCTATCTCAGCGGAGGGTCAAGGCAAACCATAAAGATAAAGAGGGTCGAACGCCGCTATTaatggctgctgccgctgggaGTAAAGAAGTCGTTGAGCTTCTGCTATCTCAGAATGGGGTTAACGCAAACCAGAAAGATAAAAAGAATCGAACACCACTAATGtatgccgctgctgctgggagTAAAGAAGTCGTAGAGCTTCTGCTGTCTCAGGATGGGGTCGACGCGGCCCATGAAGATGACTCTGGTCAACCGCCACTATCAGAGGCCGTTCAAGCGAGGAATGAAGAAGTCATACGGCTACTGGTAAACCCTGATCTTTACAGAGGCGGGAAAGATGACTATTGTGCAAAACCACTATTATGTGCAGTTGCAACGGGTGACGAAAACATCGTCAAGCTGCTACTACCAAGGCCTAATGTTGATGCAAGCACGAGAACCAGCAGCAATCAGTGTGCGTTGATCAAAGCTGCCAGGTTTTGCTCTTCAGCGGTGGTAAAGCTGCTACTATCGCAACCCGGTGTTCACGCAGACAAGCCAGGTATCTATGGTCGAACGCCACTGTCGTTTGCTGCTCAGTACGGACGCGAAAGCATCGCAAGGTTATTACTAGAGGAGTATTCCGTGACGGCTCACTCGAGATGCAACAAAAACAGAACGCCCCTAGCCTATGCAGCTGAGTCGGGAAAAGCTGAGATCGTGAATCTGCTACTGGATCATGTCAAGGAAGAAGacctcaaggacaaggattCAGAATtgctagtactactagcacAGAAACTCCCCAGACTTCTCGCACCGAAATTAGTCCATGCTAGCAGGACCGGTGTAAACTATGCCGACAAAGACGGATACACAGCGCTATTCTGGGCCTCCAAATCCGGTTCGACGCCATTGGTAGAGCTCCTACTTTCACATCCGAATATCAACATAGACAAAACGGCCGAATATTTGAACACGCCACTACTGGAGGCCATTGAACAAGGCCATGAAGACATTGCATTGCTATTAATCAAGCGCGGCGCCGACTGCAAGAGAGGCCCTACTCCATGGCGCGACAGAACAGATACACCATTGACGGCTGCAATTCGATGTGCGCGAGAACGTGTTGTAGAGCAAATACTGCATCTGGGCGTTAGCATGGAAACCGAAAATCCCTTCTCCGAGTTACCACTGGCCTATGCTATACAAAAAAATAAACCGCGCAtcgtcaagctgctgctcgactATTATAGCAAGAAGACAGACGAGGCCACCTCGGATCTCTGCGTGGGCATGTACTATGCAGTCAGATTGTTGCAACCACAAGCTGTACAGATGCTGCTCGGCCTGCTAAATGGCCGAGTCCCCAAGCCCCAGGGCTGTCTACTGGAAGAGTTGCCAACGTTATCCTCCTTGTTGAAAGGGCGGTTCAATGAAGTGTTTGGCTATAGAACGAGTTTACATGGGGTGAGAGGTTGGAGTGCACGCAAGCGCCAGTAccagctcgtcgtcaaggcGATGCTGGGCATCAGggacgacgagctcgccaACGAGGATAAGGAGTCCCCCTTCTACATAGCCCTACGCTGCCAAGTCTTCGTAGCACAGACGTTGCTCGATCGGGCTGATGGAGGCCCGGATTGGGACCGTTACCACTTCCACTGGTCGGAATCGAGGGGCGCATTTGCCAAGTACGAGAACATCGTGAGCAAACTCCTCGACATGCGCGATAAGCAGACGGCTCAGCTGCGCCGAGACAACCTGACGCCATTGTCTTGGGCTGCGGCCGGCCCCGAACTTGAATCTTACTTCCATGTTGTCTGGCATTTGCTGCACGCGCCAGAACCCGCTGTCAATATCGTCGATCGGTACGGGTTAACTGAGTTATTATATGCGCTAGGCGTCACTTCCGATGAAGACATGGCATGGTTGTTTGGCAAGATGTAG
- the ARE2 gene encoding Sterol O-acyltransferase 2, translating to MRIGAMHSTVTQTPDERALSAPPTRHVDAVNGGPPDHHPRQTQPRSLGEALREAGVSLESSGPASETPSEEDYDENVRPAYAIGGQDQQHQQQQPQLLQRTKNERHIGRKGLVSAQIDSTIVRDDAGGVRIYPANDQALQELLRRTSETAKHPDKAAKLKRKFRDHFFTHQFSAFDPHNSAAANSPFHGFYTLFWLAVALFVLKISVNNWRAHGTPLGSNEIMKTMFHRDVIVLLLSDGIMCGLTGVSWLIQKLVYHRVVDWDRSGWIIQNIWQTLFITGIIAWTHVRDWPWTHTVFFVLHGIVMLMKQHSYAFYNGHLSTVYLERLFLLSKLKQLDLVHPSEEPSSAVPQVSSLSIDHLRVPPTAMERRHSLSQIPKTEETDIDRIAKAIASREPLNDEQIAVFERIIKWEVDALADELRGTASDPNKAYPNNLTFLGHYEWIPLPTLVYELEYPRSQEISWKYVAEKLVAMVGVLFVMNQVAQYSIYPVVMKTVQMKENGLPLAARFREFPLLLLDLIFPFMMEYLLVWYLIWETILNVLAELTYFADRSFYDAWWNSVSWDQFARDWNRPVHVFLLRHVYHSSISSMKVNKHTATLITFFLSACIHELVMWCLFNKLRGYLLVLQMCQLPLVRLSRTKWLKGQKTLGNLIFWLGIFTGPSLLCSLYLIL from the exons ATGAGGATTGGCGCTATGCACAGTACCGTGACGCAGACTCCAGATGAGCGGGCCCTCAGCGCCCCGCCCACGCGGCATGTGGATGCTGTCAACGGCGGCCCCCCGGATCACCATCCTCGCCAGACGCAGCCAAGGTCTCTCGGCGAAGCTCTCCGTGAGGCTGGCGTCTCGCTGGAAAGCTCCGGACCCGCTTCCGAAACACCCAGCGAAGAAGATTACGATGAAAATGTACGCCCAGCATATGCCATCGGGGGCCAGGATCAAcaacatcagcagcagcaaccgcaACTGTTGCAGAGGACAAAGAACGAGAGGCATATAGGCAGAAAGGGGCTCGTCTCTGCACAAATTGACTCAACCATAGTTCGCGATGATGCAGGCGGAGTAAGAATATATCCTGCAAACGATCAGGCCCTCCAAGAGCTTCTTCGACGGACTTCGGAAACGGCTAAACATCCAGACAAGGCAGCTAAACTGAAGCGCAAGTTCCGTGACCATTTTTTTACTCACCAGTTTTCGGCCTTTGATCCCCATAATTCGGCCGCCGCAAATAGTCCTTTTCATGGCTTCTATACTCTCTTTTGGCTGGCTGTGGCCCTATTTGTCCTAAAGATTTCCGTGAATAACTGGAGAGCGCATGGCACTCCATTGGGGTCAAACGAGATTATGAAGACCATGTTTCATCGGGATG TAATTGTGCTCCTGCTTTCGGATGGAATCATGTGTGGACTCACCGGTGTAAGCTGGCTCATTCAGAAGTTGGTATACCACCGCGTGGTCGATTGGGATCGAAGTGGGTGGATTATACAAAAC ATCTGGCAGACCCTCTTCATCACCGGCATTATCGCCTGGACCCATGTCCGTGACTGGCCGTGGACTCATACCGTCTTTTTCGTGCTACATGGCATTGTCATGCTCATGAAGCAGCACTCTTATGCCTTCTACAACGGCCATCTCTCAACAGTCTATTTGGAACGCCTATTTCTCCTGTCCAAACTGAAGCAACTCGACCTTGTCCATCCATCCGAGGAACCATCATCTGCTGTGCCACAGGTGTCTAGCCTATCAATCGACCACCTCAGAGTCCCTCCGACTGCCATGGAACGCCGCCATTCCCTCTCGCAAATACCTAAAACGGAAGAGACAGACATTGACAGGATTGCAAAGGCGATTGCCTCGCGTGAGCCTCTGAATGACGAACAAATCGCCGTATTTGAACGAATCATCAAGTGGGAAGTGGATGCATTGGCAGACGAACTCAGAGGAACGGCCAGCGATCCAAACAAGGCGTATCCGAACAACCTGACATTCTTGGGTCATTACGAATGGATACCTCTGCCAACGCTGGTCTACGAACTGGAATACCCGCGCTCTCAAGAAATCAGTTGGAAATATGTTGCCGAAAAGCTGGTCGCCATGGTTGGCGTGCTTTTTGTCATGAACCAGGTGGCACAGTACTCCATAT ACCCCGTGGTAATGAAGACGGTGCAGATGAAGGAGAATGGACTGCCGCTGGCCGCTCGATTTCGAGAATTTCCGCTGCTTTTGCTTGATCTCATCTTCCCATTCATGATGGAGTATCTG CTCGTCTGGTATCTCATCTGGGAAACCATCCTCAACGTCCTTGCCGAACTCACGTATTTTGCTGACCGCAGTTTCTACGACGCCTGGTGGAATAGCG TCTCCTGGGACCAATTCGCACGCGACTGGAACCGTCCCGTAcacgtcttcctcctccgccacgTCTACCACTCGTCGATATCATCCATGAAAGTCAACAAACATACTGCCACGCTGATAACCTTTTTCTTGTCCGCATGCATCCACGAGCTCGTCATGTGGTGTTTGTTCAATAAATTGAGGGGGTACTTGCTTGTTTTGCAAATGTGTCAGCTACCT TTGGTCCGACTCAGTCGTACAAAATGGCTAAAGGGCCAGAAAACGCTAGGAAATCTAATTTTTTGGCTGGGTATATTCACGGGTCCAAGTCTACTGTGCAGCTTGTATCTAATCTTGTAA